In Dermochelys coriacea isolate rDerCor1 chromosome 10, rDerCor1.pri.v4, whole genome shotgun sequence, one DNA window encodes the following:
- the SKOR1 gene encoding SKI family transcriptional corepressor 1, which translates to MWACEALLRRKEASGDGLGMRAPFPGPVGPVPASSGVRDKARAAANPFPAAGVNRSPPPGDPCTPGARVRAGLGGEGATPGRNGPGRAFPSNQPWQLDQLGLLSDCHKFDPGPASLRPEFPGGSRGLGEGGCSRGGPLAGIPQLGRACRWTPLRLELDPPAQRWGTRKSRGAGGSGGPEQADSASLSRPGRAGFLGLLWEAEKTPGSHPSRFSPLLSLSQRFLCWVAERHIGLPFSPQLIELSLDQRATSSAKDQDPPLDLPCGHFSCCISAREDTGGGQEPGRSHETPHLHWVVDAAGAWQERNLASCGWIGFGVLGYFDNGFRPCPSLQGLPRTRIVLGGMEAIASQMGTGRDASSSPNSKQELQPYSGSNPLKPNQVGETSLYGVPIVSLVIDGQERLCLAQISNTLLKNYSYNEIHNRRVALGITCVQCTPVQLEILRRAGAMPISSRRCGMITKREAERLCKSFLGEHKPPKLPENFAFDVVHECAWGSRGSFIPARYNSSRAKCIKCGYCSMYFSPNKFIFHSHRTPDAKYTQPDAANFNSWRRHLKLSDKTATDELSHAWEDVKAMFNGGTRKRTFSLHGAAAAGAAKAALHPPPPGGAELAPVHKSLRCSAEEAPGAHGAGRSYPVIPVPSKGFGLLQKLPPPLFPHPYGFPAAAAAFGLCPKKQEDSLGGAGGGEPGKGGALPPGMFWGPPPPHPPQPPPPQAGPGKDGGVYPPFPLFWPAAGSLPVPPYPAQSSAKAAAAAVVVAAAAAAADAPGSGGRPSELEGSEPSGSGRSSATPQEGSGAEGERCSSALSRAAAEEERSGDEALLPLPLPLPLPLPRKGSYLSAFRPVVKDAESIAKLYGTREAYGGAGRGAAGYLSPDFLSEGSSSYRSLSPGADTADEPEVDVESNRFPEDDDEEEEEEAEESPPLLLPRAEEPPPPPPLAEEEAGEQGQEEGNRRAPEGSPQRSGSRGGYEVYTQEREDHLQALKNAASLGPATTYLCNPEANEQDKDDNHSTAEDLETSKSYQDQRNVSHPSPVNTDRGEEGLSIDFMGTQLVEKDIENLARDELQKLLLEQVELRKKLEREFQSLKDNFQDQMKRELAYREEMVQQLQIVRDTLCNELDQERKARYAIQQKLKEAHDALHHFSCKMLTPRHCTGNCSFKPPLLPQ; encoded by the exons ATGTGGGCTTGCGAGGCTCTCCTGCGAAGGAAGGAAGCAAGCGGGGACGGGCTGGGAATGCGGGCACCTTTCCCCGGCCCCGTGGGACCTGTCCCGGCTTCCTCCGGGGTCAGGGACAAGGCCCGGGCGGCCGCGAACCCTTTCCCCGCTGCCGGGGTGAACCGTTCCCCCCCGCCCGGGGACCCCTGCACGCCCGGGGCCAGGgtgcgggcagggctggggggagagggggccacCCCAGGGCGGAATGGACCGGGTCGGGCCTTCCCATCGAACCAGCCATGGCAGCTGGACCAGCTCGGACTCCTCTCAGACTGTCACAAGTTCGATCCTGGCCCGGCCTCCTTGCGCCCCGAATTCCCCGGCGGCTCCCgcggccttggggaagggggttgctCCAGGGGAGGGCCCCTGGCCGGAATTCCCCAGCTGGGCAGGGCCTGTCGCTGGACGCCTTTGCGCCTGGAGCTCGACCCCCCAGCCCAGCGCTGGGGCACAAGGAAGAGCCGAGGGGCTGGAGGCAGCGGGGGCCCTGAGCAGGCGGATTCGGCCTCCCTCTCTCGCCCGGGCAGGGCT GGCTTTTTGGGGCTGCTCTGGGAGGCTGAGAAAACACCTGGCTCCCACCCCTCCAGGTTTTCGccgcttctctccctctcccagcgGTTCCTCTGCTGGGTAGCTGAGCGCCACATTGGCCTGCCCTTCTCGCCGCAGCTAATCGAG CTGTCACTGGATCAACGTGCAACGTCTTCAGCTAAGGATCAGGATCCTCCCTTGGACCTGCCATGTGGTCACTTTTCTTGTTGCATCTCCGCGCGGGAGGACACTGGCGGAGGGCAGGAGCCCGGGCGCTCCCATGAAACTCCGCATCTTCATTGGGTTGTGGATGCCGCCGGAGCCTGGCAAGAACGGAACCTAGCGAGCTGCGGGTGGATTGGTTTTGGGGTGCTGGGCTATTTTGACAACGGCTTCCGACCTTGCCCGTCGCTCCAGGGATTGCCCCGCACAAG gatTGTTCTGGGGGGGATGGAGGCGATTGCCAGTCAGATGGGAACGGGGAGAGACGCAAGCTCCTCCCCGAATTCAAAGCAAGAGCTGCAGCCCTACTCGGGCTCCAATCCCCTCAAGCCCAACCAAGTGGGTGAGACCTCCCTGTACGGCGTGCCCATAGTGTCCCTGGTCATCGACGGGCAGGAGCGCCTTTGCCTGGCGCAGAtctccaacaccctgctcaagaACTACAGCTACAATGAGATCCACAACCGGCGGGTGGCGCTGGGCATCACCTGCGTGCAGTGCACCCCGGTGCAGCTGGAGATCCTGCGGCGGGCCGGGGCCATGCCCATCTCCTCCCGCCGCTGCGGCATGATCACCAAGCGGGAGGCGGAGCGGCTCTGCAAGTCCTTCCTGGGCGAGCACAAGCCCCCCAAACTGCCGGAGAACTTCGCCTTCGACGTGGTGCACGAGTGCGCCTGGGGCTCGCGGGGCAGCTTCATCCCGGCCCGCTACAACAGCTCCCGGGCCAAGTGCATCAAGTGCGGCTACTGCAGCATGTACTTCTCGCCCAACAAGTTCATCTTCCACTCCCACCGCACGCCGGACGCCAAGTACACCCAGCCCGACGCCGCCAACTTCAACTCCTGGCGCCGCCACCTCAAGCTGAGCGACAAGACGGCCACGGACGAGCTGAGCCACGCCTGGGAGGATGTCAAGGCCATGTTCAACGGCGGCACCCGCAAGCGGACCTTCTCCCTGCACGGGGCGGCCGCCGCCGGCGCCGCCAAGGCCGCCCTGCACCCGCCGCCGCCCGGCGGGGCCGAGCTGGCCCCGGTGCACAAGAGCCTGCGTTGCAGCGCTGAGGAGGCGCCGGGGGCGCACGGCGCGGGGCGCAGCTACCCGGTCATCCCGGTGCCCAGCAAGGGCTTCGGCCTGCTGCAGAAACTGCCGCCCCCGCTCTTCCCGCACCCCTACGGCttcccggccgccgccgccgccttcgGGCTCTGCCCCAAGAAGCAGGAGGACTCGCTAGGCGGAGCCGGCGGGGGCGAGCCCGGCAAGGGGGGCGCCCTGCCGCCGGGCATGTTCTGGGGCCCCCCGCCGCCTCACCCGCCCCAGCCGCCCCCGCCCCAGGCCGGGCCCGGCAAGGACGGCGGCGTCTACCCGCCCTTCCCCCTGTTCTGGCCGGCCGCCGGCAGCCTGCCCGTGCCGCCCTACCCGGCCCAGAGCTCGGCCAAAGCGGCCGCCGCCGcggtggtggtggcggcggccGCCGCGGCCGCCGACGCCCCGGGCTCGGGCGGCCGCCCCAGCGAGCTGGAGGGCTCGGAGCCGTCGGGCAGCGGGCGCAGCAGCGCCACCCCGCAGGAGGGCTCCGGGGCGGAGGGCGAGCGCTGCTCCAGCGCCCTCTCCAGGGCGGCCGCCGAGGAGGAGCGGTCCGGGGACGAGgcgctgctgcccctgcccctgcccctgcccctgcccctgccgcgGAAGGGCAGCTACCTCTCCGCCTTCCGCCCCGTGGTGAAGGACGCGGAGAGCATCGCCAAGCTGTACGGCACCCGCGAGGCCTACGGCGGGGCGGGCCGGGGCGCGGCCGGCTACCTGTCCCCGGACTTCCTCAGCGAGGGCAGCTCCAGCTACCGCTCCCTCTCCCCCGGCGCCGACACGGCCGACGAGCCCGAGGTGGACGTGGAGTCCAACCGCTTCCCCGAGGACGacgacgaggaggaggaggaagaggcggAGGAgtcgccgccgctgctgctgcccagggcggaggagccgccgccgccgccgcccctggCCGAGGAGGAagccggggagcaggggcaggaggaagggaacCGGCGGGCGCCCGAGGGGAGCCCGCAGAGGAGCGGCAGCAGAGGCGGCTACGAG GTCTACACCCAGGAAAGAGAAGACCATCTGCAGGCTCTGAAAAACGCTGCTTCGCTGGGGCCTGCAACCACTTACCTTTGCAACCCCGAGGCAAATG AGCAAGATAAAGACGACAATCACTCGACAGCAGAGGATTTAGAGACCAGCAAATCCTATCAAGACCAAAGGAATGTCTCGCATCCAAGTCCTGTAAATACCGACAGAG GTGAGGAAGGTCTCAGCATTGACTTTATGGGGACCCAACTAGTTGAAAAAGACATTGAAAATCTGGCAAGAG ACGAATTGCAAAAACTGCTCCTGGAGCAAGTGGAGCTCAGGAAGAAATTAGAACGGGAATTCCAAAGTCTAAAAG ATAATTTTCAGGATCAGATGAAGAGGGAGCTGGCGTATAGGGAAGAAATGGTTCAACAGCTACAAATTGTCAGAG ATACCTTGTGTAACGAACTGGACCAGGAGAGGAAAGCTCGCTACGCCATCCAGCAGAAGTTAAAAG AAGCCCACGACGCGCTTCACCACTTCTCCTGCAAAATGCTCACGCCTCGCCACTGCACGGGGAACTGCTCCTTCAAGCCGCCCCTGCTGCCCCAATGA